The region GTTTAACGTTGCATAATGTTGATTATTTTACGGAGATTGCGCCTACTTTACCAGATCCTAACGATGATTCATTTGCTAAGAATGTTAGTAATAGTTATTTTAATTTTGGTACGGGATTATTTTATTATACGAATAAGTACTACTTGGCTTTGTCTGTTCCTAATATGGTTAAGGCCCAGCATTTAGATTTTAATGGTAGGAGTTATGGTAGTGAGGTGAGTCATTATTTTTTAACAGGGGGTTATGTTTTTGATTTGAATGAGAGTTTAAAGTTCAAGCCTTTTTTCATGTTGAAGAGTGCGTTTGATGCGCCTACTTCGTTGGATGTATCGACAAATTTTTTATTTAAGGAGAAGTTTGAGATTGGCGCGACGTATCGTTTAGACGACAGTTTTGGTGCGATGGTGAATTATGCTATTACACCGAGTTTAAAATTAGGATATGCCTACGATCATATTGTATCGGATTTAAAGGTGACTACCCCGGCATCACACGAGGTTATCTTGTTGTTTGATGTTAATTTCAGCAAGAAGGTATCAAGTTCACCGCGTTATTTTTAATCTATTCAAAGAAGAACAGACATGAGAAGACTATATATATCAGCCGTTGCATTATTGCTTACAACAAGTATTTATGCACAGAATAAGGACACAAAAGACGCGGATAAGCTATTTGATCGTTTAGAATATGTTGATGCAGCCCAAGCTTATTCCAAATTAGTAGAGAAAGGCAAAGCGGATGCTTATGTTTACAAACAGCTTGGCGATTGTTACTACAATGTTTTTAACACTAAGGAAGCGGTTACGTGGTATGCTAAGGCCGTGGAGCGCCCACAAGAGGCGGAGGTGTATTACCGTTATGCCCAAATGTTAAAAGCAGAAGGGAACATGCAGGAGAGTAACAAACAAATGGCTCAATTTGCCAAGATGCAGCCAAACGATGCTCGAGCTAAAGCGTTTACCAATAACCCTAATGTGGTGCAACAACTCCAACAACAAAGTAAGTTATACAACATCAAGAAATCGGATGTGA is a window of Flavobacterium indicum GPTSA100-9 = DSM 17447 DNA encoding:
- a CDS encoding PorP/SprF family type IX secretion system membrane protein translates to MRKIYLVVLLLTVFGSDLFAQQDPHYTQYMYNMSVMNPAYAGSKESLSMGLLYRKQWVEIEDAPTTATLFGHAPVGKNVGMGLSVINDKIGPVEENNIYGDFSYTLNLGGDHKLALGLKAGLTLHNVDYFTEIAPTLPDPNDDSFAKNVSNSYFNFGTGLFYYTNKYYLALSVPNMVKAQHLDFNGRSYGSEVSHYFLTGGYVFDLNESLKFKPFFMLKSAFDAPTSLDVSTNFLFKEKFEIGATYRLDDSFGAMVNYAITPSLKLGYAYDHIVSDLKVTTPASHEVILLFDVNFSKKVSSSPRYF